TTCATCAACTTTTCGTATTCATCTATTTCGTCTTCTGGAATATTTGTCACAAGCCTCATATACTTTATTATTAGTTCATCAGGTATAGACATTACTTTACCGTACATGTTATTCGGTTCATCGGTAAATGCAATGTAGTTATCGTAGCTTTTACTCATCTTTAATTTTCCATCCGTTCCTTCAATAATAGGCATTGTCATTACTATCTGAGGTTTTAGTCCAAATTCCTCTTGAATTTTCCTTCCGACTAAGAAGTTAAAAAGTTGATCAGTTCCGCCAATTTCCACATCGGCCTCTATTGCAACAGAATCATATGCTTGCGCTAAAGGATATAAAAACTCAGCAATACTTATAGGTTGCCCTTCTGATAAACGCTTAGAGAAATCATCCCTTTCTAACATCCTTGCAACTGTATACTTTCCAGCAAGTTTGACTACATCGGCAAAATCCATATTCCCAAGCCATTCATTATTAAATCTAACTTCCGTCTTATCTTTGTCCAATATCTTAAATGCTTGATTTGCGTAAGTTTCGGCATTTTTTCTGACTTCCTCAGCAGACAGCATGGGCCTTGTTGTGTTCCTTCCAGTAGGATCCCCAATCATAGCGGTAAAATCGCCAATAATCAAAATAACATGATGACCTAAATCTTGAAATTCCTTTAATTTTTTCAAAACAACGGCATGTCCCAAGTGAAGGTCTGGCCTAGACGGATCAACTCCCAACTTTATTCTAAGTGGTCTATTTTCTTTCAATCTTTCTACTAACTCTTCCTCTGAAATTAAATCTACTACATTTCTTTTGAGTATTTCAAGTTGACTCTGCAAAAAAACTCACCCCTATCTGGAAATAAAGAAAGCTGTCAAAATGCTTGAGACAAAGAACAAAATACCAAACAAAACGGTAATTTTTCCCTCTGTATCTAACCCCTTTTCTCTTCCAAATATCGTATTCATAGATCCCGAACCAAACGCTCCACCAAGTTCCGCAAATTTTCCCATCTGTTTTAAAGAAAGATAAATCAAAATAACACTAATAATTCCATGTACTATTAGCATCACCTTGTCCACTAGACACACCTCCATCCAAGTTTTTTCTAAGCTTTATTATAACATATCAAAATAT
Above is a window of Thermosipho affectus DNA encoding:
- the tyrS gene encoding tyrosine--tRNA ligase, with the translated sequence MQSQLEILKRNVVDLISEEELVERLKENRPLRIKLGVDPSRPDLHLGHAVVLKKLKEFQDLGHHVILIIGDFTAMIGDPTGRNTTRPMLSAEEVRKNAETYANQAFKILDKDKTEVRFNNEWLGNMDFADVVKLAGKYTVARMLERDDFSKRLSEGQPISIAEFLYPLAQAYDSVAIEADVEIGGTDQLFNFLVGRKIQEEFGLKPQIVMTMPIIEGTDGKLKMSKSYDNYIAFTDEPNNMYGKVMSIPDELIIKYMRLVTNIPEDEIDEYEKLMKAAKINPRDVKMRLAREIVAFFYDENIAKEAEENFVKVFRKKELPDEMPEIEIKEGEYNIVDLMILVEATSSRSEAKRIVNQGGVKFDGNKVKSFKDFVTVEKEHVLKVGKRKFFRLVVKD
- the secG gene encoding preprotein translocase subunit SecG, with amino-acid sequence MDKVMLIVHGIISVILIYLSLKQMGKFAELGGAFGSGSMNTIFGREKGLDTEGKITVLFGILFFVSSILTAFFISR